From Erigeron canadensis isolate Cc75 chromosome 8, C_canadensis_v1, whole genome shotgun sequence, one genomic window encodes:
- the LOC122578304 gene encoding laccase-11-like produces the protein MSTDRTLVLGKSLLALCIFMLVPLLSLEVDAATKKYQFDIQVKNVSRLCHSKPIVTVNGRFPGPTVYAREGDRVLINVTNHAQYNMSIHWHGLKQYANGWADGPAYITQCPIMPKNNYVYDFNITGQRGTLWWHAHILWLRATVYGAIVILPKPATPFPFPRPDGEQVIVFGEWWHADVEEVVKQGNALGLPPNMSDAHTINGKPGPLFPCSEKHTFAMEVEQGKKYLLRIVNAALNDELFFAIAGHNMTVVEIDAVYTKPFTTNALLIAPGQTTNVIVSANQAPGRYFMAVRPFQDVPIPVDNKTATAILQYKYIPNTVVPKLPNLPSPNDTEFALSYNKKLLSLNTANFPANVPLKVDRNLFFTIGLGKSVCPTCVNGTRLSASLNNITFVMPQTALLQAHYNDVKGVFKTDFPDKPPKAFNYTGAPLTANLFTVKGTRLSKIAFNSTVELVIQDTNLLSVESHPFHLHGFNFFVVGTGIGNFDPAKDPAKYNLVDPPERNTVGVPTGGWAAIRFRADNPGVWFFHCHLELHTGWGLKTAFLVEDGPGKDQVVRPPPKDLPRC, from the exons ATGTCAACTGATCGTACTCTCGTTTTGGGGAAATCCCTTTTGGCACTTTGTATTTTCATGCTTGTTCCGTTGCTTTCTCTTGAGGTTGACGCAGCTACCAAGAAATACCAATTCGAC atTCAAGTGAAGAATGTTAGCAGATTGTGCCATTCAAAACCGATTGTCACCGTGAATGGTAGGTTTCCAGGTCCAACTGTCTATGCTCGAGAAGGCGATAGAGTTCTTATCAATGTCACGAATCATGCCCAATACAACATGTCCATTCACTG GCATGGGTTGAAACAGTATGCAAACGGGTGGGCTGATGGACCGGCTTATATCACACAATGCCCGATCATGCCTAAGAATAATTATGTTTATGACTTCAATATCACGGGTCAAAGAGGGACGTTGTGGTGGCATGCTCATATCCTATGGCTCAGAGCAACTGTATACGGGGCTATCGTTATTTTACCCAAACCAGCAACTCCATTTCCCTTCCCACGGCCCGATGGAGAACAAGTTATTGTGTTTG GTGAATGGTGGCATGCTGATGTTGAAGAGGTTGTGAAGCAAGGAAATGCTTTAGGCTTGCCTCCCAATATGTCTGATGCCCACACGATTAACGGGAAACCAGGCCCGTTGTTCCCATGTTCCGAGAAAC ATACTTTTGCAATGGAAGTCGAGCAAGGAAAGAAATATCTTCTAAGGATCGTGAACGCTGCACTCAACGACGAGCTCTTTTTTGCTATTGCAGGGCATAACATGACAGTAGTAGAGATTGACGCGGTTTACACAAAACCTTTCACCACAAACGCGTTACTAATTGCCCCGGGACAAACAACTAATGTTATAGTTTCAGCTAACCAAGCTCCAGGGCGATACTTCATGGCGGTCCGGCCCTTCCAAGACGTTCCCATTCCTGTAGACAACAAAACCGCCACGGCTATTCTCCAATATAAATACATTCCAAACACTGTTGTCCCCAAACTCCCAAATCTTCCTTCACCAAATGATACTGAATTCGCGTTAAGCTATAACAAAAAACTTCTTAGCCTAAACACGGCGAACTTCCCTGCAAATGTACCATTAAAAGTTGACCGAAATTTGTTTTTCACAATCGGGTTAGGAAAGAGTGTTTGTCCAACATGTGTTAATGGTACTCGCCTTTCAGCATCCTTAAACAACATAACATTTGTAATGCCACAAACCGCGCTTCTGCAGGCTCATTACAATGATGTGAAAGGAGTATTTAAAACCGATTTTCCTGATAAGCCTCCAAAGGCTTTTAACTACACTGGTGCTCCATTAACTGCTAATCTTTTTACAGTTAAGGGAACACGATTGAGTAAAATAGCCTTCAATTCGACGGTTGAGTTGGTTATACAAGATACCAATTTGTTGAGCGTTGAATCGCACCCTTTTCATCTTCACGGGTTCAACTTTTTTGTTGTTGGAACAGGCATTGGTAACTTTGATCCTGCCAAGGATCCGGCCAAGTATAACTTGGTTGATCCTCCAGAGAGGAACACGGTTGGTGTTCCAACCGGTGGTTGGGCTGCCATTCGGTTTAGAGCAGATAATCCAG GTGTTTGGTTCTTTCATTGTCATTTGGAGTTGCATACCGGATGGGGATTAAAAACGGCATTTTTAGTTGAAGATGGGCCAGGAAAAGATCAAGTGGTTCGTCCTCCACCGAAAGATCTTCCGCGGTGCTGA